The genomic region cgtctgggagcagcgtcgcctctgtgAGCACCGTCGTCTCTGGGAGCACCGTCGCCTCTAGGAGCaccgtcgcctctgggagcagcgtcgcctctgggagcagcgtcgcctctgggagcagcatcaCCTCTTGGAGCAGGGTCGCCTCTGAGAGCAGCATCGCCTCTgtgagcagcgtcgcctctgggagcagtgtcGCCTTTGAAAGCAGCATCGTCTCTGGAAGCAATGTCGCCTTTGGAAGCAGCTTCGCCTTTTATAGCAGCTTCGCCTTTGATAGCGCTACTATCAAAGGCGACAAACGATTTCAAAGGCGACGCTTCTATCAAAGGCGATGCTGCTGCCATTGAGAGATTTGACCTCAGAAGCTTCTGATTTCAAGTTCTCTTTCTGCGTTTCTTTCTCATTGTCCTCTGTCTTTGGGGAACCGGACAGCAGCTTTGTTGGGGTCTTTGTGGTCTTCATCTGATAAGCTGTCAGACTTTTTAGCTTCACCTGGAATTAAAGGaaactgataaaacattaacaacaaTGAGCCGATTGAGTACCAAGTGAaaccagaaacaaaaataaagagcaTCAGCCTCAACTTGtctctttaacttttttattattctcttcTTAGGCTTTTAGTTATGAATTTAACTAGAAACAATCAAAATATATGAGGTAATTTCCCATCATGTGTCTAAACGTAAACTATTCAGCCTCCGGTTGCCGTGGCGATTTTAGCCTGGaatttctggtggggcaattttgtatgacgtcatgtcaccgtcacaaaaatagagggagctgattattataagcagtaggcctataTAGACCAGTAATATATactatgggctgcattttgagtgccaTCAGGAAGCAGAAATCttatttcaaatacattttacatgctTTAGGTCTCAGCGCGACACTAAATATGttgcctataatacagcattaaagtaaaatgattgcaacaaagtaaaaagattagacagacacatagcttcacatcaacgtcatcatcaatactctgaatgaagagctttaggagatgtaatgctactttaaacagctactcttaaaatgcagatgtgactttaaatacaaacgtttcagttgatcacagtaaatatcATCCTCATAAACTCTAACGCTTTTCCTCGCTGGCTGGAACGGCGCATTTCGGTTCATGTCGGTTCATGTCAGTTCAATAACTCCGTACGGTCCCGTTAGTatcgcctgcaggctagcggagctaaactaacaagccatgtacaggcacctgctcatcactactaacacaatactaaacttgacttaccacagaaacgggagcgcagacgtctctaacttctctgtcaggagaacaaaccgaagatcaaaCCGTATTATTCATCCGATCTGTGAGTGAAACtgtgagtgaaacctctccACAGACTGATGGGggatagcctgttagcctgttagctccgGTGAAGCTGAGCAGACAACAGGGTGGGAGCTGGAGTCGCGTTTCGCATTATTCgagtcgagttgctaggcagatttcgtagggcacatctgaaagtgcggCCTGTGTGGTTCccgctcattggtgtttccatggcaacggtcttaagcttgggccgttgccccagagcagagacggacggcaagagagaagcgtgtcacagagcaagcacacagacagaaacacacacgaatcaaatgactccaaaacaagactataatgcttgtgagtcaggtttattcacacacacattcacgctactttccatataaaataaaataaaatatattttgccacaaagtacagatgtattgagctttctgcaccACATCGCCatctggtggggcagtgcccctaatgtagaaacattttatttcttgaGCTGCTTGAACTGTTCAGATATTAAGAgtgaaaaataatttaaaataactaTGAGACATATTTCAGGAAGATTTGCTCATCGTGATTTCACAGttgaacattttattgatttttttttagtttttgttctcTACCTGGTTGAATTTGTTGTTgataagaaaacaaactgtgaactttattttgtttttgtatttcacaaATCTAAACTAGGTTTCACGCTCTCCTTGATAATCTGCTCCAGATTTCACAAGTGGGGTTATTGAGCTAGATTTGGTTCTGATGTATTCTGGATgggaaaacatttttgaaatacttatttttaaatcttcctTATTCAAAGCTTTCTGCCACatttggtcatgtgatcatattCAGGAGGATCATCCAATGTGAAGGTTTGattcttcattttcatcttcatcttcattcagACACGACCACTCGTGATGATGTGACTGAAAGTTCATGTACAGTTTCGTTCGGCCactgttggtttgttgttttcagaaatAATTCCAGTCTTGGTGCTGATCTGGGTTTGACACATAGTGTCATAGTTTCTAATTTCTATATGTTGTATAAGTTTACATTAAGTTTACCATTAAAGTCCAAAATATACATGAGCATAATAACAtgaaatatgatatgatatgatgtattttttaacagATAAGCTGATTGGAGATGTTTAGACATACCTCATACGAGCCAGTGGAATTTTAAGCTCCAAggatcacatgcacacataaacTTTGCTTTTCTCTCAGTTTAGTTTCCTAATCTGTTTGTAAACCATATAAACAGTGAAATAACATTAGGCACAATGGGTCCTTAAATGAGGAACTGACGCTTGAGTTCATATGTTGTGTTGAAAGGcagaacaacagacacacacacacacaaacacacggaacAAAAGTTTGAAAGTGTCACATCATTTATTTCAGGAATGTTCAAGTCGACTCTCCCTAATGAACTACAGAATATAATTTTAATTAGGTTTTTGACCAACTTTCCTCCTCAGAACATATGATaatgaaatgtatgtttttataaatgtgaccGTGTCGCCAGTTCAATTCGGAACACTCAGCTATTTCATTCTAAACCAACGAGAACGTTCTGGGGAAATGTGCCCAAGGTCTTTAATGTTGTTTGGACATCACAGTGAGGGCTGCCACAAAAGTGACAAACTCCTTGAAGTCAACCGACCCATCCTTGTCGTTGTCCAGTATGGCGAAGATGTTGTCCAATGCTTCTTTGTTGTTGCACTACAGAAAGAAAGTCAGGGGTTATAAGAAGACTGTAAAACATTAGAAATAGGACAAAGAGGTATTCTCAGCTCCGTGTGGCAATTGGAGTCCATCTGTTTTACTTACTATCTGAGGAAACTCTGCACGGAGCAGATCAGAGAGTTCTGCCTTGGACATGTtgggtcgtccatcttttccAGCGTGTTTTTCAAAGGTATCTGTGAGTAAGGCCATTGCACGGCTGATTGCTGACATGGTGGCTGAAATGATAAAATATTGGCTGATTCAAATACATTGATTGAACTCTTAttcttcagtttgtttgttgtgtgataATATCAGGATGTCTCTGCCCAATTCACTTCCTATGGCTCATAAATGGACTTGATCCTTTTACAGACTAGTCAGTAAGTgaattgacattttatttcataacACTAAAATAATTCAGGCTAAAATAAGAACATTTTGTTAATGAAAAATCCcatttgtagtttttcttttcaataaaaAGCCACCAAGGTTTCATTCTGATGAGTAAAGTTAGCAGCTGTCAAATCTTTGGGGTAATTTAACTAAATGATCCACCCAGTTACTCCATCCTGTCTTATTTAGAAATAGCATCTATGAGATGGTTCCTATCGGCTGCCACTGAATGAACGTATTGCAGAAGCTTTTGACTTGTTACAGCAGGAAAAGTGCAGGTGAAACTAATGTTGTTAACAAAGGCTCAGTTAAGGTTAAGTTAAgataaggttaaggttaggtttaggttaaagTTATGTTTAAGGTTAAAGGTAAAGCGTAGGGTTAGCTCTAGACAAGTAATAGCTGGGATTAAGGTTAGACtaaatctagtttttttttataattccttCATTCACACTTTCTGCAGACTAAAAGACCATCATgtctgttcttcctctttgagaACAAACTGTTAGTATCATAGTAAGTTTGAAAGTCAAAATAATTCCAGCTGCAAGACCAGGAGTTAAAAACCTAAACACAAGGGGGCAGCATAGAAAAGACTAACTTTACAGTAAGATTCAAAAAGGAAATCTACATGAATatgaaaagatgaaatgaagatgggatattttagcttttcTCTCAGGGTTGTTTCCTATATTgtgtataaaatacaaaatgtgacATATTAGTAACTCACTGAATCCCCATTAATGCCACTGTTATATTTAACAAACACTGTATTCATGCTACAGTGATATTAATGTTTTCATTGGTTTACATCCTGTTCCCGACACAGACTCGACTCACCAGATTGAACCACACCCAGAAGCTCACTTCCTGCATATGATGCCACATAAAGCTACATATCAACTATTTGGGGAAACTAAATGCAAAAATCTTTAAAGTATTCCACTTACCAAAGTTGTATGAATAGTTGTGTAGATCGAGAGGGTTGGAAGAGAGGGATTTGAGAGGAGACCACGGACACGAACCTTTTAAATGGAGTCCAATACCCTCTTTCCAAGCCCCCACCCATCCCTCTCCCATATCCCTCCTTTCATCTCCTATTTCTCTTCCCCATCAAAACTGTAAGTTGAATATTTTCTTTCATGCAAATAAAGTTTTCTTGATTTGCGTGACATTTTACGGTGGGGAACAACACTATGCCCGATTTCTATTCAAGgatctcacaatgttgaagaaagaaaaaagaaatcatgGATCTGCCCCCTCATCTGGATCTGCGCCCAAATTAAATGGGTTCCCTTGAATCACACTGCATTGTTAGAGGTTTTGCATGATCCTGTTAATCTAACAACCAGACAATGGAAACATAAGTAATCCACTGATACAGTGCGTTACATCAAACTACCAAACAGTATAAACATTATAACCtttacagcagcagccacaaaaCACTGGGGTCTTCCAGATCATTTGAATGCAAATCAATTATATGTATTTTCTCAGATTTTATACTTCATGATGGAAAGGTTTAAAGAGTATCAAGATTCCGGTCAGCCTGGCCTCGAGAGGCGATCTAATGGATAATTGAGTTAGTATAAGAAAAAGCAGCTTGTAAATGAAAATGCAGATGGAAGAAATAAATCCCTCTTGAGTAAATGCTGCGATGTGAATTTGTGGTCGAGTCTTATTTTAGTCATTCTGTTtccatacatttacatttatgctTCGTATTCCATTGTTGAAGTTTAGGGGATATTCATTCAGTCAAATTCATAAATCAATGTGCAATTTCTTTTCTTAATTCCAGTTTCTGTTTCACTGAAATGTG from Pleuronectes platessa chromosome 10, fPlePla1.1, whole genome shotgun sequence harbors:
- the LOC128449383 gene encoding protein S100-G; this translates as MGEGWVGAWKEGIGLHLKGSCPWSPLKSLSSNPLDLHNYSYNFATMSAISRAMALLTDTFEKHAGKDGRPNMSKAELSDLLRAEFPQICNNKEALDNIFAILDNDKDGSVDFKEFVTFVAALTVMSKQH